TACAGGCCCCCAGCAACTTGTTTAATGTAGACGCTGGCGTCGCAGTATCAACAATGTTTCTCAGGGTAGTCCCCAAACGCAACTCACCCCTAGGAGAAAATACTGCTAGCCGCGAAGAGAGAAATCCCTTAGAAACTGCTATCGCAAGCTCTCTCTTCCATCCTAAATTAAACTCTGCGTAACCAACTTCCACCAAGGAAGAACCTAGCCGAGCAACACTCCACTCTCTGCCGAGGATCAGCCAAAAACTGTACAAATAAGCCAAACCAAAGACAACAAATGCTACAACCCCAGCAACTAAGACTCCTACAGACCAGCTAGCCGCTCCTATAAGCTGTAACGACAGACTAATAAAAGAGAATACCACTCCTACGAAAAAAAGATTCCTCGCCCGCACGTAGTAACTCTCAGACTCCTCAAGAGTTGCCTCTCGACAAAAGTCCGTCTGATCTATACACAACGGGCGGAAAACGCCCCCGCTAATCATAGCTTAGTCTTTGCGAAGATTCCATTTCCTCTCAAGCCGACGAATCGTCCCGTCCGTTTTCATCTCTCGGATATGCGTAACAATCTGCTCATAGAGATCCTCTTTAGCTTTAGAAACTCCTATCCCATAACCAAAAATTTTCTGATCATTGGGAAGCGGGACCAAGTAATGGAAGAACTCAGGAAATTCCTCGATAGTAACCTGTCCAACAGAAGGTTCTAAAACTGCTACAGGAGATTTATCATACCGAACTTCCATAACAAGCTCTGCCACGCTGTCAAAAGAACGCACGTGCACGCCTCTGAGAGAAAGTAAATACTCCTCCTGGAATGTTCCCGACTGCACTGCTACAGACGAGTATTGGGAAAAATTCCCAGGATCCTCTGTTAACGCTTGCTTGCTAATCAAAAATAAATTTTCTATCTCCTCCCCCTGATAGGGAACCATAAAAATTTCCTTCAACCGCGCAGGAGTTACAGACATACCCGAAATAATGAGATCTATACGCCCACGTTTCAAACTTAAAATCAATGCGTCAAAAGCAAGCTCTCGCACCTCCACGGATTTTCCCAGTCTAACTCCGAGCTCCTTGGCTATATCGATGTCAAAACCGACGATACGCCCTTGCTCATCAACAGACTCATAAGGTGGGTACGTAGCATTAGTCCCCACAATAAGAACACGCTCTCTGTCCACGCTACCCCTGCCTCCATAATTAGGGGAACAACCGGACAAAACAAAAAGAGGCAAAAAAGAAAAAAACAAAAACTTTTTCATTCTAAAAACCCTCGACAACAAAGAGCACCCCAATCGGAGGAAACCATAATCTAACGGATAATTTTATTCGAGAAACAACTTTGACAATCAACCTACACAGCGTTCTTCGCTAAGAGCTGTCGTCAAGCCAAGTCATTAAAAAGAAAACTCTATGCAATCCCCTGAATATCAGCTGTCACCTCTCTTCGAAATCCACACTAAAAATGTCTAGAACTATTCTTTAAGATTTCTTACAATTTCTTGGTCGTTCCAACAACTTGATTCTAAAAGTAAGCTCCTCAGAATCGTTTTTGGGAACTTTCTCAGAAAACCAGCTTCAAAAAACTATTTATAGCTTTTTGAAAGGAATCTAGCGTTATTGCATTATACCAAACGGCTGTACCTTGTAACAGAAAAGGACTGTATTATGTACCCTCTGGGACTTCGTTCATCTTCTTCACCCCATCCTCCTTCACAACACGTCCCCCCTCCGCCAACACTGAATAATAGCTCTCCCCAAGAAGCTGGCAGCCAACCCTTATGGAAAAGAGTTCTTCTGTTTGTACTGAAAATTTTATTCCATATACTCACTCTGGGAATCTTCCTCATTATAGATCACTGTTTTAAATATGATGTTCTCTCACCTCCAGAGACACCCTTCTCATTGCCCAAAACCCCTCAATTACCGAAAAAACCTTTAGATCTTCTCAAATTTTTCCCACAAACATTCCCAACACCTGTTCCCATTTCCATACAAAAGACTATGCCCACCTACGGTCCCTTAGTCCTCGCTCATCCACCAGGAATGAGTCGTTCTTATGCCTGGGAACTCTCAGACTCTCTTCTAGACCTATACAAAAAGCAGGCTGCAAATAACGCACCCAGAGCTGCTCTCCCTTTTCTAACTACTCTATTCGGAATCGTGGAAAATCTTCATTTTGTAAGCAGCTACCCGGTCTACCTAATGCAATCTTTTCAGGAAGTGGGCCTTATTGATAGATTTCTCAAAGAACCCTCTAGTCCGGAAGAAGAATGGCTGTTTCCCAAAATAGTCGAACAAGTGTGTTACTTGGATAATAAATACTTTCTGATTAACGTTTCTGGAGACGGAAACTGTTTCTACAGATCTTTTGCCATAGGATGGCTCGTTTCCTTGATAAGCAATCCAGGCAATCCCAAAGCTCTCAGAGAAGAAATTCAAAAATTAGAAGCTCTACCTTTCACCAAAGCATCGGAAAAAAATGCCGAGCTAACACGACGGGTAGTTGCTATACTAAAATTATGCTTCAGAAAACGCAAAATCTCTTTTCTTTTCGACGAAGTTATTCTATCTTCACCCATGACTGATGTGATCATGTTCCTACGAGAGCTCTCCTACTTCTCTGCTTCTCAGGAAAGAAAGTCCTCTATGACGGAAGCAAACGCAAAGCAGTTAATTCTATTGCAACTCAACGACGACCCTTCCTACCTCCAACAGGCGCTCACTACTCTTTCTGAATTCTCCCCCTGCAGCGCAAAAATTCAGGGCGTATTCCTCTCCCCAGACGCTCTCCTAAACTCTTCGCAACTCTCTCCTTGTGATGAACTGCTATTGATGTGCAGATTCTTCAAAAAATTATCCTCATCCAATCACAAAGACGTCGCACCTTTAACTAAAGCCCTAGGAATAACTCTTAACACCATCCTCTCTCCAATAAGCAAAACTATTGCATCCAATTGGCCAACCCTTTTTGCAAATACCCTCTCCTCTTCTGAATACAAACTTTTAGAACAAAACACCCCTTATCTCTCTACAACTTCCAGATTATACGTATTTTTGGAGTCGCTTCCCGCATCCTCCTTTGATTCACGAATAGAAGCCTTCCTGGAAAAAGTTCGAAATCAAATACGAACTTATAGCGCATCAAAACTTTCCCTCCGCGATCTTTTGTCTCTTCGAGACTCCACAGAACATAGCTTCTACCAAATAAAAGAACGACTAATCCGCTCGCTATTCCGCAAAGATTTTTTCTTACGCTCTATGAACGCTCTTCTAACAACAGTAAACTCTTCTTTGCCGCACTCAGAACATACAAAACAAGTAATCAAAGATTTTCTCTCTCTTCTTAACGAAAATTTCTCATCCCTTTACGAAGCCAATAGGGAGATAATTCACATCCAGCAACAAGAATTGCTAACAGAAGAGTACCTCCTAGGTGCAA
This is a stretch of genomic DNA from Chlamydiifrater phoenicopteri. It encodes these proteins:
- a CDS encoding transporter substrate-binding domain-containing protein gives rise to the protein MKKFLFFSFLPLFVLSGCSPNYGGRGSVDRERVLIVGTNATYPPYESVDEQGRIVGFDIDIAKELGVRLGKSVEVRELAFDALILSLKRGRIDLIISGMSVTPARLKEIFMVPYQGEEIENLFLISKQALTEDPGNFSQYSSVAVQSGTFQEEYLLSLRGVHVRSFDSVAELVMEVRYDKSPVAVLEPSVGQVTIEEFPEFFHYLVPLPNDQKIFGYGIGVSKAKEDLYEQIVTHIREMKTDGTIRRLERKWNLRKD